The Drosophila nasuta strain 15112-1781.00 chromosome 2R, ASM2355853v1, whole genome shotgun sequence genome segment AAACATTCATAGTCATTGCCTGTTGTCTGTCACATGTCCCGCTGTGGATGTTTACACACACTGAGTGTAATTAGTTTACTTAGCGAGCGCAcagaattattattaataaataaatacatgttaACATGCAGTCGACTTCAGGCTAGagtgaaagaaaaaatacaaaaatatgcttCCAACGAGTTCAAAGAACTCTACTCCTCCTATCTATATTAGAATCactttaatgtatttttttatttttattattttattttgtgcgtgatatttaaacattgtttttaaaaatggcatttcataatttttacatttttttctaatttgttttgcagttaaaaataaacataaatctaAGACTAATTACATGCATTTACACTAGAATTTACATGGGAATAAACAATTAAAGTGGGAGAAACTATGACACGAATATTTTAGCATAAACGCAGCgtcaataaaattatacagtttatacaaaataaaaattggttaATTAACTCTAAATGATTTTGTTAATTGATGGCTGCTCGCGTTTAATGGGTgtgttatttgtttgtttttttttttgcgatttGCGATTTGCAATTAAGTATTATCAGCTTTATATTATTAGATATAAGTATAGATAAGTATGTAATCTTTAAGATATGTTTTATGTGCATATAAAACAACTAGTctacaatttattaaacaatattcCCCTAGACAGTTTGGCCTGCCATTCTGTGGTGGGTAGAACTTGTTGCTGCAAGTAGAGagacaaaaataatgaatattagATATCATGTGGAAACGTTCTCGATCTAGTAAGTTCTTAAATTCTTGACAAGCGATTATGAATTATTTGAGTGTACTAAAAACATTATCAGTTACCTTTCCACACAtgtaacaaacaacaaacatatttattcGTTTTGGGAGATCAAATATTGCTAAAGTCGCACagtaatttcattttcgtttttttatattgatatattggTTGTTTCATGCGCTTTTATCGAAATGGATCGGATTTTTGGAAATGTCAACAATAGATTCAAGAACGTTGGCAATATGGAGGGCAAGCGGATGGCCCTCAAGCTCGTTGGATTCTATGCCATGGGTTGGACGCTGCGCAAACTCctcaaataaatactattgtaCTATATATTGGTGATCgcaaatatattcaaatttcatgttttgaaatgtataaattctgtcaattaaatatgaaacttACCTCAAATCACATGTGCAGAAATTGGCGGAGTTCTTGTTGCTGCAAATCTCAAGGGCTGCTGTCCCCCGAGAATTTGCTCTTTATCACGCACTTGCAGCACGAAGGAATCTTGAAGGGTTCGTTGGCCACCTCGGGTTGCCCGTTGCTGGCATTGTTGACCGTGGCCAAATGGCGTATCACGTAATGTTGTTTACAGACTGGCACATAGTTGTTAGGAAAGCTGTCCAGGAATTGACAGCTCTCGCCCTCGTGACTGCAATTGAAAGTGGTTGAAATATGAACAGAATTCTAAAAGTAAATTCTCAATTTACTCACTCGCACTCCTCGATGAGAATGCCTTGCTTGAAGTCATCTGTATTCACGATTATCTGCCAGGAGAGATCCAAGCGCTGACCCAGTTTGGGATACAAGTATCTCACATGACTGTTGCACAGATACTGCTCGTCATCGTTGATGCGGAGTCCCACATCCGTGGGCTGTGGCTCATCGCTGAAGAAGTTGGCAAATCGATTTGCCAAAACACCTTTCAGTCCAGACAAGTCGGGATAGTTGTGGACCTTGGTGCAGAAGGAACGGCTCTGATTGAAGCCATCGACGCACTGATGATCGCCCGTATCGATcgatggcggtggcggtggcgtaGTTGTCCGATACTTATCTATAGAGTCGGGAAACACGATAACTGATGTTAGGCAAGAAGTGCCAAGGGAAAGGTTTGGAAAATGAGCATGACACAGCGAGTTGTGAGTGTTGAgttaattgtgttttaattgttgtttcaAAAGTTATTACAAATCTCATTGGGTCGATCTACTTACTGTCCGAAATGGGACGACGTGGTGTTGGTCGCTGCAATTGGGGATTgaacggctgctgctgctgatgatgcgtAGTTGAGGGCTGTTGatggtgctgttgttgggtTGTGGTCTGCAAAGACACGAGTGGATCGTTAAAGACAAGATTCAGCTTGCCATCCGGTGATCTCTGCACTTTGAACGATTGCTGCTGATGGTTCAAGCTTTGATATTGATGATAGTGCTTGGGCTTGGCATTTGTCTCTGCCTGAGACTCAgtttctgattctgattctgattctgattgcGAGTATGGCCAAGTATCGGATGATGCTGGCTGATCACCAAGCATGGTGGTGGATATGGATGGCATGAAAGGTGCATCGTCCGTGGTTgtcgtctgtgtgtgtaaatttTGAGTTAGTTTCAGAGCCGAATCAAAGCcaattcacacacaaacacagataCGGTAAGCAAACGAACACAATACGAAAGCACAATGCAAATGATGagtatgaatatgaatatggaTATGGAAATGAGATGAGTTCACTTACATTGAAAATCATTACACCATCGCCATCGTGCACCTTGAATATGGAACGAACACGCTGCTCGATATCCTCGGCAGGCAACTGAAGTGAGAATGGCAAACGAGAAATGGGGAAAATGCTTAGTCTACAGTTGCAAATCGATTGACAACAGAAAAAGAACTCTTAACaaacaacattaacaaaaaGAGTATCTTAGAGCACAGGCACATCTAcagctgcatctgcatctgcatctgtatcGGAAGGAACAGATTCTCAAAAATTGCACACCTCCACCTCGcctgtctgctgctgctcctcctctTCCGCATGTGATCGTGACTCATCCCGCggctgcggttgctgctgctgtgatcTGTTACGCATTATATTCAACAGGTTGTCGGACAGAAAGGGCGT includes the following:
- the LOC132785690 gene encoding uncharacterized protein LOC132785690; protein product: MDRIFGNVNNRFKNVGNMEGKRMALKLVGFYAMGWTLRKLLK
- the LOC132785688 gene encoding protein spaetzle isoform X4 gives rise to the protein MPPFWWKLLKIMLLLFALFTTIVCINSEMSKRREAEAEAEAEAEANSVATRSATAATNNSIDLTPFLSDNLLNIMRNRSQQQQPQPRDESRSHAEEEEQQQTGEVELPAEDIEQRVRSIFKVHDGDGVMIFNTTTQQQHHQQPSTTHHQQQQPFNPQLQRPTPRRPISDIIVFPDSIDKYRTTTPPPPPSIDTGDHQCVDGFNQSRSFCTKVHNYPDLSGLKGVLANRFANFFSDEPQPTDVGLRINDDEQYLCNSHVRYLYPKLGQRLDLSWQIIVNTDDFKQGILIEECDHEGESCQFLDSFPNNYVPVCKQHYVIRHLATVNNASNGQPEVANEPFKIPSCCKCVIKSKFSGDSSP
- the LOC132785688 gene encoding protein spaetzle isoform X2, producing the protein MPPFWWKLLKIMLLLFALFTTIVCINSEMSKRREAEAEAEAEAEANSVATRSATAATNNSIDLTPFLSDNLLNIMRNRSQQQQPQPRDESRSHAEEEEQQQTGEVELPAEDIEQRVRSIFKVHDGDGVMIFNTTTTDDAPFMPSISTTMLGDQPASSDTWPYSQSESESESETESQAETNAKPKHYHQYQSLNHQQQSFKVQRSPDGKLNLVFNDPLVSLQTTTQQQHHQQPSTTHHQQQQPFNPQLQRPTPRRPISDNKYRTTTPPPPPSIDTGDHQCVDGFNQSRSFCTKVHNYPDLSGLKGVLANRFANFFSDEPQPTDVGLRINDDEQYLCNSHVRYLYPKLGQRLDLSWQIIVNTDDFKQGILIEECDHEGESCQFLDSFPNNYVPVCKQHYVIRHLATVNNASNGQPEVANEPFKIPSCCKCVIKSKFSGDSSP
- the LOC132785688 gene encoding protein spaetzle isoform X1, whose product is MPPFWWKLLKIMLLLFALFTTIVCINSEMSKRREAEAEAEAEAEANSVATRSATAATNNSIDLTPFLSDNLLNIMRNRSQQQQPQPRDESRSHAEEEEQQQTGEVELPAEDIEQRVRSIFKVHDGDGVMIFNTTTTDDAPFMPSISTTMLGDQPASSDTWPYSQSESESESETESQAETNAKPKHYHQYQSLNHQQQSFKVQRSPDGKLNLVFNDPLVSLQTTTQQQHHQQPSTTHHQQQQPFNPQLQRPTPRRPISDIIVFPDSIDKYRTTTPPPPPSIDTGDHQCVDGFNQSRSFCTKVHNYPDLSGLKGVLANRFANFFSDEPQPTDVGLRINDDEQYLCNSHVRYLYPKLGQRLDLSWQIIVNTDDFKQGILIEECDHEGESCQFLDSFPNNYVPVCKQHYVIRHLATVNNASNGQPEVANEPFKIPSCCKCVIKSKFSGDSSP
- the LOC132785688 gene encoding protein spaetzle isoform X3, whose protein sequence is MPPFWWKLLKIMLLLFALFTTLPAEDIEQRVRSIFKVHDGDGVMIFNTTTTDDAPFMPSISTTMLGDQPASSDTWPYSQSESESESETESQAETNAKPKHYHQYQSLNHQQQSFKVQRSPDGKLNLVFNDPLVSLQTTTQQQHHQQPSTTHHQQQQPFNPQLQRPTPRRPISDIIVFPDSIDKYRTTTPPPPPSIDTGDHQCVDGFNQSRSFCTKVHNYPDLSGLKGVLANRFANFFSDEPQPTDVGLRINDDEQYLCNSHVRYLYPKLGQRLDLSWQIIVNTDDFKQGILIEECDHEGESCQFLDSFPNNYVPVCKQHYVIRHLATVNNASNGQPEVANEPFKIPSCCKCVIKSKFSGDSSP
- the LOC132785688 gene encoding protein spaetzle isoform X5, which produces MPPFWWKLLKIMLLLFALFTTIVCINSEMSKRREAEAEAEAEAEANSVATRSATAATNNSIDLTPFLSDNLLNIMRNRSQQQQPQPRDESRSHAEEEEQQQTGEVELPAEDIEQRVRSIFKVHDGDGVMIFNTTTQQQHHQQPSTTHHQQQQPFNPQLQRPTPRRPISDNKYRTTTPPPPPSIDTGDHQCVDGFNQSRSFCTKVHNYPDLSGLKGVLANRFANFFSDEPQPTDVGLRINDDEQYLCNSHVRYLYPKLGQRLDLSWQIIVNTDDFKQGILIEECDHEGESCQFLDSFPNNYVPVCKQHYVIRHLATVNNASNGQPEVANEPFKIPSCCKCVIKSKFSGDSSP
- the LOC132785688 gene encoding protein spaetzle isoform X7, encoding MPPFWWKLLKIMLLLFALFTTLPAEDIEQRVRSIFKVHDGDGVMIFNTTTQQQHHQQPSTTHHQQQQPFNPQLQRPTPRRPISDIIVFPDSIDKYRTTTPPPPPSIDTGDHQCVDGFNQSRSFCTKVHNYPDLSGLKGVLANRFANFFSDEPQPTDVGLRINDDEQYLCNSHVRYLYPKLGQRLDLSWQIIVNTDDFKQGILIEECDHEGESCQFLDSFPNNYVPVCKQHYVIRHLATVNNASNGQPEVANEPFKIPSCCKCVIKSKFSGDSSP
- the LOC132785688 gene encoding protein spaetzle isoform X8 — protein: MPPFWWKLLKIMLLLFALFTTTTTQQQHHQQPSTTHHQQQQPFNPQLQRPTPRRPISDIIVFPDSIDKYRTTTPPPPPSIDTGDHQCVDGFNQSRSFCTKVHNYPDLSGLKGVLANRFANFFSDEPQPTDVGLRINDDEQYLCNSHVRYLYPKLGQRLDLSWQIIVNTDDFKQGILIEECDHEGESCQFLDSFPNNYVPVCKQHYVIRHLATVNNASNGQPEVANEPFKIPSCCKCVIKSKFSGDSSP
- the LOC132785688 gene encoding protein spaetzle isoform X6, which gives rise to MPPFWWKLLKIMLLLFALFTTTTTTDDAPFMPSISTTMLGDQPASSDTWPYSQSESESESETESQAETNAKPKHYHQYQSLNHQQQSFKVQRSPDGKLNLVFNDPLVSLQTTTQQQHHQQPSTTHHQQQQPFNPQLQRPTPRRPISDIIVFPDSIDKYRTTTPPPPPSIDTGDHQCVDGFNQSRSFCTKVHNYPDLSGLKGVLANRFANFFSDEPQPTDVGLRINDDEQYLCNSHVRYLYPKLGQRLDLSWQIIVNTDDFKQGILIEECDHEGESCQFLDSFPNNYVPVCKQHYVIRHLATVNNASNGQPEVANEPFKIPSCCKCVIKSKFSGDSSP